GCGTAGATATTCTGTTATGACTGTGCTGTTTATGTTGTTGCTGACGGGCTTTGGCGTACAGGCCCGCACAGTGATCGATATCGACGGTAATCATGTGGACATTCCCGATAATCCGCAACGTATCGTGCTGGGCGAAAGCCGGATGCTTTATACGCTGGCCCTTCTGGAAACGGGTGATCCTGTCAGACGGATTGTCGGCTGGCCACTCGATCTGAAGAAGTATGACAGCCAGACCTGGGACATTTTTGCGCAGCGTTTTCCGCATATATTGACGATTCCGTCGCTGGGGTTGGGGGGAACAAATGATATGAACCCTGAAAAGGTGCTGGCGCTGAAACCAGATCTGGTGATCCTGCCCAGCCTTGCGCGCTATGACGATGCCGATTTGCGTCTTAAAGAAATGCTCAACGCTGCGCATATCCCGATAGTGAAAATCGATCTTCGTGTCCATCTGCTGAAAAATACTACGCGCAGTGTGAGTATTCTGGGCGAGGTGCTTAACCAGACTGCACGCGCCCAGGCATTTAATCACTTTTACGATACTCATATGCAGGTTATCCATGATCGTCTGGCCGCTTATTCCGGCCACAAACCGACGGTGCTGCTTCAGTTACATCTTGGACGTCGCAATGAATGTTGCGTGACTGCCGTGAAAGGCAGTCTTGGTGAACTGCTGAATTTTGCCGGAGGGGATAATATCGCCAGCAAAACGGTGCAGGGTGTCTTTGGCCAGCTGAATGAAGAAACGGTTATCATGGCGCAACCTGAGGTTTATTTCGCCACGGGTGCAGGTTCTCCTGATGATCAGAATGATTTGAAACTGGGGCCCGCCATATCACCGGAAATGGCACAACAAAGTCTGCGGGAACTGACTGCCAGGCAGAATGGATTGCGTGAACTTAAAGCGTTGCATAACGGCCGCACCGGGATGATATGGCATAATTTCTACCTCAGCCCGTGGCATGTTGCCGCGACCGAGTTCATGGCAAAAACCCTTTATCCTGATGTGTTTGCGGATATCGAACCTGAGCAGACATTAAAACAGATCTTTCATGACTACCTGCCAATCCCCTATACCGGCACATATTTTGCCAACGGCAACCGGTGAAGGGGCGTTGTTCTGAATGCATATTTTATCCTGAGGGGCTTTTTTCTTCGTAAATTCACCTGCCATGTCCGGTTTTCTGCCGCTATAAAATCTGTAAAAGTGGACATTAGTCGACTTTTCCTCTAAAACTTCTGCGGTTAATGCCAGACAATACCGGTATTCGGCAATCAAATAATAAGCGCTGAATGCTTAAGAGCGGCTGCAAGACAGCCGCCGGGCAAGGGTATTCACAACGATTACGACAGACTTTCTCTGGAGAATTTATGCATTCCTCTGTTAATAAAAACGAAAGCCGGACCTTCTTCGGCCATCCTTATCCGCTCGGCTCATTGTTCTTCACTGAAATGTGGGAGCGGTTCTCGTTTTATGGCATCCGTCCTTTACTGATCCTGTTTATGGCGGCGACGGTTTACGACGGCGGTATGGGGCTTGCGCGTGAAAACGCATCAGCTATCGTCGGTATATTTGCTGGCTGTATGTATCTGGCGGCGCTGCCGGGCGGCTGGCTGGCAGATAACTGGCTCGGGCAGCAGAGGGCGGTCTGGTACGGATCGATTCTGATTGCGCTCGGCCACCTGTCGATTGCGCTTTCCGCTTTCATGGGCGACAGCCTGTTCTTTATCGGCCTGATGTTTATTGTTCTCGGCTCCGGCCTGTTCAAAACGTGCATCTCGGTCATGGTGGGCACGCTGTATAAAAAAGGTGATGCGCGTCGTGATGGCGGTTTCTCACTGTTTTATATGGGCATTAACATGGGGTCGTTTATCGCGCCGCTGATTTCCGGCTGGCTGATAAAAACGCATGGCTGGCATTGGGGCTTTGGTATCGGGGGGATCGGTATGCTGGTGGCGCTGATTATCTTCCGTCTGTACGCCGTGCCGGCCATGAAACGTTACGACAGCGAAGTGGGACTGGATTCCACCTGGAACAGTCCGGTTGCTAAGAAAAACGGTGTAGGTGTCTGGCTGCTGGCGCTGGCCGCCGGTGTGGCAATCATCGTTGCGCTGATCTCGCAGGGCGTGATCGTCATTAACCCGGTTGCCGTCGCCAGCGTGCTGGTGTATGTGATTGCGGCGTCCGTTGCGCTCTATTTTATCTATCTGTTCCTGTTTGCCGGACTGAACCGGAAAGAGCGCGCCCGACTGCTGGTGTGCTTTATTTTGCTGGTCTCGGCTGCTTTCTTCTGGTCTGCGTTTGAGCAGAAACCGACCTCGTTCAACCTGTTCGCCAACGACTACACCAACCGCATGATCGGTGATTTTGAAATTCCTGCCGTCTGGTTCCAGTCCATCAATGCGTTGTTTATCATCCTGCTGGCACCGGTATTCAGCTGGGCATGGCCGTTGCTGGCGCGTAAAAACGTGCGCCCGAGCAGCATCACCAAGTTCATCATCGGCATTTTATGCGCGGCGGCGGGCTTCGGGATCATGATGATGGCTGCCCAGAACGTGCTGAACAGCGGCGGGGCAGGTGTATCGCCATTATGGCTGGTGGGCAGCATTCTGATGCTGACGCTCGGTGAGCTGTGCCTGAGTCCGATTGGTCTGGCGACCATGACGCTGCTGGCGCCGGAAAGAATGCGCGGTCAGATGATGGGCCTGTGGTTCTGTGCCAGTGCGCTGGGGAATCTGGCGGCCGGTTTGATTGGCGGACACGTAAAAGCCGATCAGCTGGATATGCTGCCTGACCTGTTCGCCCGTTGCTCCATTGCGTTGCTGATCTGCGCTGCGGTGCTGTTCGTCCTGATCATTCCGGTTCGCAGAATGCTGGAAAACGCCCAGTCTAAGACAGAACAAAAACCGGTATCACATGCCTGATGGCGGGTAAGGTGTTTGTCGAATACCGCTAAGAATCAATAAGGCCGGTCTGATGACCGGCCTTATTTTTTTTAGATTTTCGTTATACGTTTGCCGTTTTCATCAATAACTGCTTCACCGTCTTCCTTGGTGAACGCGCCACGTTGCGCATCAGGCAAGATTGCTAATACCTCCTCAGAAGGGCGGCA
This is a stretch of genomic DNA from Rahnella aceris. It encodes these proteins:
- a CDS encoding ABC transporter substrate-binding protein, encoding MTVLFMLLLTGFGVQARTVIDIDGNHVDIPDNPQRIVLGESRMLYTLALLETGDPVRRIVGWPLDLKKYDSQTWDIFAQRFPHILTIPSLGLGGTNDMNPEKVLALKPDLVILPSLARYDDADLRLKEMLNAAHIPIVKIDLRVHLLKNTTRSVSILGEVLNQTARAQAFNHFYDTHMQVIHDRLAAYSGHKPTVLLQLHLGRRNECCVTAVKGSLGELLNFAGGDNIASKTVQGVFGQLNEETVIMAQPEVYFATGAGSPDDQNDLKLGPAISPEMAQQSLRELTARQNGLRELKALHNGRTGMIWHNFYLSPWHVAATEFMAKTLYPDVFADIEPEQTLKQIFHDYLPIPYTGTYFANGNR
- a CDS encoding peptide MFS transporter: MHSSVNKNESRTFFGHPYPLGSLFFTEMWERFSFYGIRPLLILFMAATVYDGGMGLARENASAIVGIFAGCMYLAALPGGWLADNWLGQQRAVWYGSILIALGHLSIALSAFMGDSLFFIGLMFIVLGSGLFKTCISVMVGTLYKKGDARRDGGFSLFYMGINMGSFIAPLISGWLIKTHGWHWGFGIGGIGMLVALIIFRLYAVPAMKRYDSEVGLDSTWNSPVAKKNGVGVWLLALAAGVAIIVALISQGVIVINPVAVASVLVYVIAASVALYFIYLFLFAGLNRKERARLLVCFILLVSAAFFWSAFEQKPTSFNLFANDYTNRMIGDFEIPAVWFQSINALFIILLAPVFSWAWPLLARKNVRPSSITKFIIGILCAAAGFGIMMMAAQNVLNSGGAGVSPLWLVGSILMLTLGELCLSPIGLATMTLLAPERMRGQMMGLWFCASALGNLAAGLIGGHVKADQLDMLPDLFARCSIALLICAAVLFVLIIPVRRMLENAQSKTEQKPVSHA